A section of the Engraulis encrasicolus isolate BLACKSEA-1 chromosome 8, IST_EnEncr_1.0, whole genome shotgun sequence genome encodes:
- the egln2 gene encoding hypoxia-inducible factor prolyl hydroxylase: MESLGQTDPLSLNTSSSRRPNTDTGLFTSPEKVTVTQTSSSEPSHHATRGIMGLNAFCSPPKVGTSTAAELLAGLASKTVVPGIAAFRKEAKTGVPPPHNGEVVSPASATVEGNCTGDLLPSTPSGLMTQLDGTLGETPNCPQRQSLSLSSRLRAQQPLESCVERTSSSSSSSSSSQDHKCTPQLLLKRANNGDIRCRQALALQHQRRRGDGENRDRDRDAAGLGAGTGLGTGAGVLAAGGAGLCSVGDSGNPPCLGLEHYFPPDCKKRRQDWSWSSEAVAVAQGGEAAVGVTGQTCVGVGVGVGVGVGVGVQSTRTVVAPLSASSTTTYNNQVNVPLNTPALPHPHPHPQRTLNRSQHPTAYHSHNHIHSHSHAPHHHHQPNHLHHHHHHQGIATTNVVNSFTPALTPSALRGQLSSPEAPSTSPFIPSSQPQAPSPGLQGVTNVVSKLTNTAPSALAGKPSAPEAPSPSPSIPSSLSSSLSSIQPQHQAPSPHHHQAQHHQGLATNVVNSFSPSPSATPGKHLAPEAPSSSPSIPSSLFSSLSSIQPQTPSPGLCSSLSQPQSQGPSLGLCSPLSQPQSQGPSLGLCSALSSIQHQSQSQSQSQTPSRVSGVSNVSGGGLCSSLSSIQPQSQSQSQDPSRSSGISGGGLCSSLSSIQPQSQDPSRISGLSGISGGGGGWSVEQLAQYIVPCMRHYGICVKDRFLGAGLGERVLAEVEDLNQSGRFRGGQLVSQSQRGIPSRSIRGDQIAWVEGREAGCEAIGQLMAHIDEAVMHSAINGQLGDCVINGRTKAMVACYPGKGTGYVRHVDNPHGDGRCITCIYYLNKDWNAKVHGGLLQIFPEGRSVVANIEPLFDRLVIFWSDRRNPHEVKPAFATRYAITVWYFDAKERAEAKEKYRLASGQKGIQVPVTQSKT, translated from the exons ATGGAGAGCTTGGGACAAACGGACCCTTTAAGTTTAAACACAAGCTCATCTCGCAGACCCAACACGGACACGGGTCTTTTCACATCGCCAGAGAaagtcacagtcacacagaccAGCTCATCCGAGCCCTCGCACCACGCGACCAGAGGAATAATGGGGCTTAACGCCTTCTGCTCCCCGCCGAAGGTCGGAACCTCAACGGCAGCCGAACTGCTGGCTGGGCTGGCTTCCAAAACCGTCGTTCCGGGGATCGCTGCCTTTAGGAAGGAGGCTAAAACGGGCGTCCCACCGCCTCACAATGGCGAGGTGGTCTCTCCTGCCTCTGCAACTGTGGAAGGAAACTGCACTGGTGACCTTCTGCCCTCCACCCCCAGTGGTCTGATGACGCAGCTGGACGGGACTTTAGGCGAGACCCCCAACTGCCCCCAACGGCAATCTCTGAGTCTAAGCAGCAGACTGAGAGCGCAGCAGCCGTTGGAAAGCTGTGTGGAGAggacgtcatcatcatcatcatcatcatcatcatcacaggatCACAAATGCACCCCTCAGCTGCTCCTGAAAAGGGCCAACAACGGTGACATTCGGTGCCGCCAGGCCCTGGCCCTACAGCATCAGAGGCGAAGGGGGGACGGGGagaacagggacagggacagagacgcGGCGGGGCTTGGGGCCGGTACAGGTCTCGGTACAGGGGCCGGGGTTTTGGCGGCGGGAGGGGCCGGATTATGCTCAGTGGGAGACTCAGGAAACCCTCCTTGTCTTGGCCTTGAGCATTACTTCCCCCCGGACTGCAAGAAGAGGAGGCAGGACTGGAGCTGGAGCAGCGAGGCGGTGGCGGTGGCCCAGGGTGGGGAGGCTGCTGTTGGGGTCACAGGGCAGACCTGCGTGGgggtcggagtcggagtcggagtcggagtggGGGTCGGGGTTCAGAGCACGCGGACAGTGGTAGCCCCCCTCTccgccagcagcaccaccacataCAACAACCAGGTAAACGTCCCCCTTAACACACCTGCAttaccccacccacacccacacccccagcGCACACTCAACAGATCCCAACACCCCACCGCATACCACAGCCACAACCACATCCACAGCCATAGTCacgctccccaccaccaccaccaaccaaaccacctccaccaccaccaccaccaccagggaatCGCCACCACCAACGTCGTCAATAGCTTCACGCCCGCGTTGACTCCAAGTGCCCTGCGAGGGCAGCTGTCCTCACCTGAagctccctccacctcccccttcaTCCCCTCGTCCCAGCCCCAGGCTCCATCTCCCGGGCTCCAGGGAGTCACTAACGTCGTCAGCAAATTAACCAACACAGCGCCGAGTGCCTTGGCTGGGAAACCCTCCGCCCCTGaggccccctctccatccccctccatcCCCTCGTCCCTGTCCTCATCCCTGTCCTCAATCCAGCCCCAGCACCAGGCTCcgtctccccaccaccaccaagccCAACACCACCAGGGACTCGCCACCAACGTCGTCAACAGCTTCTCCCCATCACCGAGTGCCACGCCTGGGAAACACCTCGCCCCTGAGGCCCCCTCTTCGTCCCCCTCCATCCCCTCGTCCCTGTTCTCATCCCTGTCCTCAATCCAGCCGCAGACTCCCTCCCCAGGGCTCTGCTCGTCCCTGTCCCAGCCCCAATCCCAAGGTCCGTCTCTCGGGCTCTGCTCGCCCCTGTCCCAGCCCCAATCCCAAGGTCCGTCTCTCGGGCTCTGCTCGGCCCTGTCATCAATCCAGCACCAatcccaatcccaatcccaatcccaaACTCCATCTCGCGTCTCGGGCGTGTCCAATGTCTCGGGTGGCGGGCTCTGCTCGTCCCTGTCATCAATCCAGCCCCAatcccaatcccaatcccaaGATCCATCTCGCAGCTCGGGCATCTCGGGTGGCGGGCTCTGCTCGTCCCTGTCATCAATCCAGCCCCAATCCCAAGATCCATCTCGCATCTCGGGCCTCTCCGGCATCTCAGGCGGTGGCGGTGGCTGGTCGGTGGAGCAGCTGGCGCAGTACATCGTGCCCTGCATGCGCCACTACGGCATCTGCGTGAAGGACCGCTTCCTGGGGGCGGGGCTTGGCGAGCGTGTGCTGGCCGAGGTGGAGGACTTGAACCAGAGCGGACGTTTCCGTGGCGGCCAGCTGGTGAGCCAGAGCCAGCGCGGCATTCCGTCGCGCAGTATCCGCGGCGACCAGATCGCCTGGGTGGAGGGCCGGGAGGCGGGCTGCGAGGCCATTGGTCAACTCATGGCGCATATCGATGAGGCGGTGATGCACAGCGCCATCAACGGGCAACTGGGAGACTGTGTCATCAACGGCCGCACCAAG gccatggTGGCGTGCTACCCTGGGAAGGGGACGGGCTACGTGCGGCACGTGGACAATCCCCATGGCGACGGCCGCTGCATCACCTGCATCTACTATCTCAACAAGGACTGGAACGCCAAG gtccatGGCGGTCTGCTTCAGATCTTCCCCGAGGGGCGTAGCGTGGTGGCGAATATCGAGCCCCTCTTCGACCGGCTCGTCATCTTCTGGTCCGACCGGCGAAATCCCCACGAGGTCAAACCCGCCTTCGCAACACg CTATGCCATTACCGTGTGGTACTTTGACGCTAAGGAGCGAGCAGAGGCCAAGGAGAAGTACAGACTAg CTTCTGGCCAGAAAGGTATCCAAGTGCCTGTCACGCAGAGCAAGACCTAA